In Pollutimonas sp. M17, a single genomic region encodes these proteins:
- a CDS encoding CbbQ/NirQ/NorQ/GpvN family protein, with the protein MNKPADVLSRLPGAADGRAPGRDQAPYYLPFADEVELFQQCHRNGLAVMLKGPTGCGKTRFVEHMAWRLGRPLITVSCHDDLSASDLIGRFLIRHDKTVWQDGPLTTAVRSGAICYLDEVVEARQDTIVVLHPLTDYRRSLSIDKTGETLEAAPGFQLVVSYNPGYQRMLKDLKPSTRQRFVALDFDFPTPEREADIIVQESGVARPTAQALVTLAHKLRAFQDRGLAEVPSTRLLVATAQLIAQGIPVKRACQVALVSPLSDDASLAGAMRDLVELSFP; encoded by the coding sequence ATGAACAAGCCGGCTGACGTCCTGAGCCGCCTGCCCGGCGCGGCGGATGGGCGCGCCCCCGGCCGGGACCAGGCGCCCTACTACCTGCCCTTCGCCGACGAAGTCGAGCTGTTCCAGCAATGCCACCGCAACGGCCTGGCCGTCATGCTGAAAGGGCCCACCGGCTGCGGCAAGACCCGTTTCGTGGAGCACATGGCCTGGCGGCTGGGCCGGCCGCTGATCACCGTGTCCTGCCACGACGACCTTAGCGCCAGTGACCTGATCGGGCGCTTCCTGATACGCCATGACAAGACCGTGTGGCAGGACGGCCCCCTGACCACCGCCGTGCGCAGCGGCGCCATCTGCTACCTGGATGAGGTCGTCGAAGCCCGCCAGGACACCATCGTCGTCCTGCACCCGCTGACCGACTACCGCCGCAGCCTGTCCATCGACAAGACCGGTGAAACCCTGGAAGCCGCGCCCGGCTTCCAGCTGGTCGTGTCCTACAACCCCGGCTACCAGCGCATGCTGAAAGACCTAAAACCCAGTACGCGCCAGCGCTTCGTAGCCCTGGACTTCGACTTCCCCACCCCCGAACGCGAGGCTGACATCATCGTCCAGGAAAGCGGCGTAGCCCGCCCCACCGCCCAGGCCCTGGTAACGCTGGCGCACAAGCTGCGCGCCTTCCAGGACCGCGGCCTGGCCGAAGTGCCCAGCACCCGGCTGCTGGTCGCCACCGCGCAACTGATCGCCCAGGGCATTCCCGTGAAACGCGCCTGCCAGGTCGCCCTGGTATCGCCCCTATCGGACGACGCCTCGCTGGCCGGCGCCATGCGCGACCTGGTCGAGCTAAGCTTTCCGTAA
- a CDS encoding nitric oxide reductase activation protein NorD, which yields MAEAEDVITDAARHATIYARELWLRKRGKARNEVPPIILAQAAPRLDLLVNAVFGQSHPLRVAHPPAIPTLLTRWFRRHDVMPSTAPVPATDGSSIWLPNTVGAGNHKLAMERFRVMALLQAMRVQRGSALLTDGIATPRIHAIYLLLEAYASDQVLAALLPGIAPAINGLRLECLAGRPAVTRLPQGCQPIEQWVRAILRCPVGQAVADIPLCPTPSASLSTAMEMALSLKEHDSAQAREPHAQALYKDSWTGDLLPPADNSDGAEHATAPSDDQPSSAQPPRSARMPRRPKERKTNEDEDDDKQGVWMVQTNAPMEKAEDPMGMQRPADRDEQTAAEEFADALSELPEARLVSTPGKPREVLLSDDPPDKRSQAGAPPQAPEAQWRYPEWDYRIDGYRHPGATVRMQALEPGPQAWVDATLKRHQTMLDTLRKRFEMLRAERVWQRRQLDGDDIDLDACTEALADTRAGLPMPQALYKQQRPQRRDMAIMLLIDISGSTDSWLSANRRIIDVEREALLLVAIALERLGEPCSIQAFSGEGPQSVTVNAIKDFKEPYGNDIAQRIAALEPQHYTRAGAALRHASALLMQQPARHRLLLLLSDGKPNDVDQYEGRYGVEDMRRAVEEAKQQGIFPFCLTIDRQAAGYLPSIFGTRQYALLGRPEMLPTVLLDWMRRLISH from the coding sequence ATGGCCGAAGCGGAAGACGTCATCACCGATGCGGCCCGGCACGCCACCATCTATGCGCGCGAACTATGGCTGCGCAAACGCGGCAAGGCCCGCAACGAAGTGCCACCCATCATCCTGGCTCAGGCCGCGCCGCGCCTGGATTTGCTGGTCAACGCTGTCTTCGGGCAAAGCCACCCCTTGCGTGTGGCCCACCCGCCCGCCATACCCACCCTGCTCACCCGGTGGTTCCGCCGCCACGACGTCATGCCATCGACCGCCCCCGTGCCGGCCACCGACGGCAGTTCCATCTGGCTACCGAATACCGTTGGAGCCGGCAACCATAAACTGGCCATGGAACGCTTCCGCGTCATGGCCCTGCTACAAGCCATGCGCGTACAGCGCGGCAGCGCGCTTTTAACCGACGGCATCGCAACCCCGCGCATCCATGCCATCTACCTGTTGCTGGAGGCCTATGCCAGCGACCAGGTCCTGGCCGCCCTGCTGCCCGGCATCGCCCCCGCCATTAACGGCTTGCGGCTGGAGTGCCTGGCCGGCCGCCCCGCCGTGACGCGATTGCCGCAAGGCTGCCAACCCATCGAGCAATGGGTGCGGGCCATACTGCGCTGCCCCGTAGGACAAGCCGTTGCGGATATTCCCTTATGCCCCACCCCTTCGGCATCGCTTTCTACCGCCATGGAAATGGCCCTGTCGCTGAAAGAGCATGACAGCGCCCAAGCGCGCGAGCCCCATGCGCAGGCCTTGTACAAAGACAGCTGGACCGGCGACCTGCTGCCGCCCGCCGATAATTCGGACGGCGCCGAGCACGCCACCGCGCCCAGCGACGATCAGCCTTCGTCCGCCCAGCCCCCGCGCAGCGCCCGCATGCCGCGCCGCCCCAAAGAGCGCAAGACCAATGAAGACGAGGACGACGACAAACAAGGCGTATGGATGGTGCAGACCAACGCCCCCATGGAAAAAGCCGAAGACCCCATGGGCATGCAGCGCCCCGCCGACCGCGATGAGCAAACCGCCGCCGAAGAATTCGCCGACGCCCTGTCGGAACTGCCCGAGGCCCGGCTGGTATCCACCCCCGGCAAACCGCGCGAAGTCCTGCTGTCCGACGACCCGCCCGACAAGCGCAGCCAGGCCGGCGCGCCGCCGCAGGCGCCCGAAGCCCAATGGCGCTACCCCGAATGGGACTACCGCATCGACGGCTATCGCCACCCCGGCGCCACCGTCAGAATGCAGGCGCTGGAGCCTGGCCCACAAGCCTGGGTGGACGCCACCCTGAAGCGCCACCAGACCATGCTGGACACCCTGCGCAAGCGCTTCGAAATGCTGCGCGCCGAACGCGTCTGGCAACGCCGTCAACTGGACGGCGACGACATCGACCTGGACGCCTGCACCGAAGCCCTGGCCGACACCCGAGCCGGCCTGCCCATGCCCCAGGCACTATATAAACAGCAGCGCCCACAACGGCGCGACATGGCCATCATGCTGCTGATCGACATCAGCGGATCCACCGACTCATGGCTGTCCGCCAACCGGCGCATCATCGACGTCGAACGCGAAGCCCTGCTGCTGGTCGCCATCGCCCTGGAGCGCCTGGGCGAACCCTGTTCCATACAGGCCTTCTCCGGCGAAGGCCCGCAAAGCGTCACCGTCAACGCCATCAAGGACTTCAAGGAGCCCTACGGCAACGACATCGCGCAGCGCATCGCCGCGCTAGAACCCCAGCACTACACCCGCGCCGGCGCCGCCCTGCGCCACGCCAGCGCCCTGCTGATGCAACAGCCCGCCCGGCATCGGCTGCTGTTGCTTTTGTCGGATGGCAAGCCCAATGATGTGGATCAGTATGAAGGGCGCTACGGCGTGGAGGATATGCGAAGGGCTGTCGAGGAAGCCAAGCAGCAAGGGATATTTCCCTTCTGCCTGACTATCGATAGGCAGGCGGCTGGGTATTTGCCGTCGATATTCGGGACCAGGCAGTATGCGCTACTGGGCAGGCCGGAAATGCTGCCGACCGTGCTGCTGGACTGGATGCGGCGGCTGATATCGCATTGA
- the htpG gene encoding molecular chaperone HtpG, translating into MTQTDTHANSETLGFQAEVKQLLHLMIHSLYSNKEIFLRELVSNASDACDKLRFEAIDNPDLFQGDSDLRIRVEYDKDQRTVTISDNGIGMTRDEAVANLGTIARSGTKEFFSQLTGDKQKDAQLIGQFGVGFYSSFIVAKKVSVLSRRAGVAETDAILWESDGQGEFSITQVEKADRGTSVTLYLREDEDDFLSGWKLREVLRRYSDHISLPIQMQKEEWDAEKSEQVKKNEWETVNQANALWTRSKSDISDEQYQEFYKHIGHDYDDPLAWTHNRVEGRSEYTQLLYIPKHAPMDLWDREGRRGVKLYVKRVFIMDDAEQLLPTYLRFVRGVIDSADLPLNVSREILQESRDVRVIREGSAKRILSLLEDLAENKPEQYADFWKEFGQVLKEGTGEDAANKERIAKLLRFASTQAEGSAQTVSLADYVSRMKEGQDKIYYVSADSFAAASNSPHLEIFRKKGLEVLLLSDRVDEWMLSYLRDFDGKALVSIAKGGLDLDQLADEEEKKHQAEVAETFKPLVERLKSSLGDKVKEVRVTGRLVDSPACVVVDEHELSPHLLRMLQAAGQAAPEVKPILEINPEHALIARVQDAPDADFGEWSLLLLDQAMLAEGASLSDPAAFVKRMNRLLLNK; encoded by the coding sequence ATGACTCAAACCGACACACACGCCAATTCGGAAACCTTGGGCTTTCAGGCCGAAGTAAAGCAGCTGCTGCATCTGATGATCCATTCGCTGTACAGCAATAAAGAAATTTTCCTGCGCGAGCTGGTTTCCAATGCCTCCGACGCCTGCGACAAGCTTCGCTTCGAGGCCATCGACAATCCCGATCTGTTCCAGGGCGATTCCGACCTGCGCATACGCGTGGAATACGACAAGGACCAGCGCACGGTCACGATATCCGACAACGGCATCGGCATGACGCGCGACGAGGCGGTGGCCAATCTGGGCACCATCGCACGCTCGGGCACCAAGGAATTCTTCTCGCAACTGACCGGCGACAAGCAGAAGGACGCGCAGCTTATCGGCCAGTTCGGCGTGGGTTTCTATTCGTCGTTCATCGTGGCCAAGAAGGTGTCGGTGCTGAGCCGCCGCGCCGGTGTGGCCGAGACCGACGCCATCCTGTGGGAGTCCGACGGCCAGGGCGAATTTTCCATCACGCAAGTGGAAAAAGCCGATCGCGGCACCTCGGTCACGCTGTACCTGCGCGAGGACGAAGACGATTTCCTTAGCGGCTGGAAGCTGCGCGAGGTGCTGCGCCGCTATTCCGACCATATCTCGCTGCCCATCCAGATGCAGAAGGAAGAGTGGGACGCCGAGAAGTCCGAGCAGGTCAAGAAGAACGAATGGGAAACCGTGAACCAGGCCAATGCCTTGTGGACGCGGTCCAAGTCGGACATCAGCGACGAGCAGTATCAAGAATTCTACAAGCATATCGGGCACGATTACGACGATCCGCTGGCCTGGACGCACAACCGGGTGGAAGGGCGCAGCGAATACACGCAGCTGCTGTACATCCCCAAGCATGCGCCCATGGACCTGTGGGATCGCGAAGGGCGGCGCGGGGTCAAGCTGTATGTGAAGCGGGTGTTCATCATGGACGACGCCGAGCAGCTGCTGCCCACTTATCTGCGCTTTGTGCGTGGCGTGATCGATTCGGCCGACCTGCCGCTGAACGTGTCGCGCGAGATCCTGCAGGAAAGCCGCGACGTGCGCGTAATACGCGAAGGCTCGGCCAAACGCATTTTGTCTTTGCTGGAAGACCTGGCCGAGAACAAGCCCGAGCAGTACGCCGATTTCTGGAAGGAATTCGGGCAGGTGCTTAAAGAGGGCACGGGCGAGGATGCCGCCAACAAGGAACGCATCGCCAAGCTGCTGCGTTTTGCCTCCACTCAGGCCGAGGGCTCGGCCCAGACGGTGTCGCTGGCCGACTATGTGTCGCGCATGAAGGAAGGCCAGGACAAGATCTACTACGTCAGCGCCGATTCCTTCGCCGCCGCCAGCAACAGCCCGCATCTGGAGATCTTCCGCAAGAAGGGGCTGGAAGTCCTGCTGCTGTCGGACCGCGTGGATGAATGGATGCTGTCCTACCTGCGCGACTTCGACGGCAAGGCGCTGGTCTCCATCGCCAAGGGCGGGCTGGACCTGGACCAGTTGGCCGACGAAGAGGAAAAGAAGCACCAGGCCGAGGTGGCCGAGACCTTCAAGCCTTTGGTCGAGCGCCTGAAGTCCTCGCTGGGCGACAAGGTGAAGGAAGTGCGCGTGACCGGGCGCCTGGTGGACTCGCCCGCCTGCGTGGTGGTCGACGAGCACGAGCTTAGCCCGCATCTGCTGCGCATGCTTCAGGCGGCGGGCCAGGCGGCGCCCGAGGTCAAACCCATTCTGGAGATCAATCCCGAGCATGCCTTGATCGCGCGGGTTCAGGATGCGCCGGATGCGGATTTCGGCGAATGGTCCTTGCTGCTGCTGGATCAGGCCATGCTGGCCGAAGGCGCCAGCCTGTCGGACCCGGCGGCTTTCGTGAAGCGCATGAATCGCCTGCTGCTGAATAAATAA
- a CDS encoding cbb3-type cytochrome c oxidase subunit I, producing the protein MRYRSQSVAYWYFALAMILFGLQLVFGLLSASKYLGPDPLLNILPFDVTKTIHTNLLIVWVLTGFMGATYWIVSDESRSELHSVKLAYIQLILWAIMGVTAVIGYLFGYGTGNKLLEQPLPHKLIIVVCMLIFLYNIGMTIKRSGRFTTTEGVLLLGLGSSAVLYLPALLHYENYVVSIFYRWWTIHLWVEGVWEMIQGSFLAYLLIRLSGADREVLEKWLYVIVGLVFIAGILGTAHHYYWVGVPSYWLPLGGFFSALEPVALVGMAMYAYFAIRRTGMRHPNGLALHWTIGSAVFTLFGAGLLGLAHTFPDINKWTHGTLITAMHGHAAFYGAYAMIVMAVISYAMPTLLVGRKEEGSSIGYWAFWLQIAGMFGMTLSFATAGIGQVYLERVLGIGYLDVQLKIQIHFLMLIATASLFAIGVGLFIYDFFRYAPRLTPVEDVDLNHNVPASGLANEQAG; encoded by the coding sequence ATGCGTTACAGATCTCAATCGGTCGCCTATTGGTATTTCGCGCTAGCCATGATTCTTTTCGGGCTGCAGCTGGTCTTCGGCCTGCTCTCCGCTTCGAAATACCTGGGTCCGGACCCGCTGCTGAACATCCTGCCTTTCGACGTCACCAAAACCATACACACCAACCTGCTGATCGTGTGGGTGCTGACCGGCTTCATGGGCGCCACCTACTGGATCGTATCCGACGAATCGCGCTCGGAACTGCACAGCGTCAAGCTGGCCTATATACAGCTTATCCTGTGGGCCATCATGGGCGTCACCGCCGTCATCGGCTATCTGTTCGGCTACGGCACCGGCAACAAGCTGCTGGAACAGCCTCTGCCGCACAAGCTGATCATCGTCGTCTGTATGCTGATCTTCCTGTACAACATCGGCATGACCATCAAGCGGTCGGGGCGCTTCACCACCACCGAGGGCGTGCTGCTGCTGGGCCTGGGCTCTTCGGCCGTGCTCTACCTGCCCGCCCTGCTGCACTACGAGAACTACGTGGTGTCCATCTTCTATCGCTGGTGGACCATACACCTGTGGGTGGAAGGCGTGTGGGAAATGATACAGGGCTCCTTCCTGGCCTACCTGCTGATACGCCTGTCGGGCGCCGACCGCGAGGTCCTGGAGAAGTGGCTGTACGTCATCGTGGGGCTGGTCTTCATCGCCGGCATCCTGGGCACGGCGCACCATTACTACTGGGTCGGAGTGCCGTCCTACTGGCTGCCGCTGGGCGGCTTCTTCAGCGCGCTTGAACCGGTGGCGCTGGTCGGCATGGCCATGTACGCCTACTTCGCCATACGGCGCACCGGCATGCGCCACCCCAACGGACTGGCCCTGCACTGGACCATAGGCAGCGCCGTCTTCACCCTGTTCGGCGCCGGCCTGCTGGGCCTGGCCCACACCTTCCCCGACATCAACAAATGGACGCATGGCACCCTGATCACCGCCATGCATGGCCACGCCGCCTTCTACGGCGCCTACGCCATGATCGTCATGGCCGTCATCAGCTACGCCATGCCCACCTTGCTGGTGGGCCGCAAGGAAGAAGGCAGCTCCATAGGCTACTGGGCCTTCTGGCTGCAGATCGCCGGCATGTTCGGCATGACGCTGTCCTTCGCCACCGCCGGCATCGGCCAGGTCTACCTGGAACGTGTCCTGGGCATAGGCTATCTGGACGTTCAGCTGAAAATACAGATCCACTTCCTGATGCTGATCGCCACGGCGTCCCTGTTCGCCATCGGCGTGGGCCTGTTCATCTACGACTTCTTCCGCTATGCGCCGCGGCTGACGCCGGTGGAAGACGTCGACTTGAACCACAACGTTCCGGCGAGCGGATTGGCCAATGAACAAGCCGGCTGA
- a CDS encoding c-type cytochrome: MNKRQTRVFAIASTAIASLIFLGLTLDSHRQFPKLTNSDSITEEVVRGQNVWHAYNCINCHTIFGEGAYYAPDLTKITQHRGAPYLTAFLKDPTQFYDEQKHRRLMPNLNMKDQEIADVIAFMDWVSKVDNQGWPPRPILVTGSSIPGTDLSIAQQDESGVAQDSTGLPPGTRPVSSANDPIALGQALFRTVVPTCSACHSTAPGVNLAGPTLANLVATAEKTLASPDYKGKAKTVEEYIRESIVEPSAYLHPGPMYSANGVSFMPPSYGKDLSEEQIDQLVAYLASFK, translated from the coding sequence ATGAATAAACGCCAGACCCGTGTCTTCGCCATTGCGTCCACCGCCATCGCCTCGCTTATTTTCCTGGGGCTTACGCTGGACAGCCACCGCCAGTTTCCCAAACTGACCAACTCCGATTCCATCACCGAAGAAGTCGTACGCGGGCAGAACGTCTGGCACGCCTACAACTGCATCAACTGCCATACGATATTCGGGGAAGGCGCCTACTACGCGCCCGACCTGACCAAAATCACCCAGCACCGCGGCGCCCCTTACCTGACCGCCTTCCTGAAAGATCCCACCCAATTCTACGACGAGCAAAAGCATCGCCGGCTGATGCCCAACCTGAACATGAAGGACCAGGAAATCGCCGACGTCATCGCCTTCATGGACTGGGTCAGCAAGGTCGACAATCAGGGCTGGCCGCCCCGGCCCATACTGGTGACCGGCAGTTCCATACCCGGCACCGACCTGAGCATCGCGCAGCAGGACGAAAGCGGCGTGGCCCAGGACAGCACCGGCCTGCCCCCGGGCACCCGTCCCGTCAGCAGCGCCAACGACCCCATCGCCCTTGGCCAGGCATTGTTCCGCACCGTCGTGCCCACCTGTTCGGCCTGTCATTCCACGGCGCCCGGCGTGAACCTGGCCGGCCCGACTCTGGCCAACCTGGTCGCCACCGCCGAAAAGACCCTGGCTTCGCCCGATTACAAGGGCAAGGCCAAGACCGTGGAGGAGTACATAAGGGAATCCATCGTCGAGCCCAGCGCCTATCTGCACCCGGGGCCCATGTACTCGGCCAATGGCGTGTCCTTCATGCCGCCGTCCTACGGCAAGGACCTGAGCGAAGAGCAGATCGATCAACTGGTCGCCTATCTGGCGTCGTTCAAATAA